The nucleotide sequence TGCTGGATAGGTCTTACAGGAACCATCTTGCAAGAGGCAACCCTGGAAATCAGAACGTTTATGATGAACCTGGCATCAATGCTGTAGCCACATTAATGTGGAGGTTCTAAGATTGGTTTTTTGGACAGGTTAGGACAACCGAACGTACCCGGAGCTTTGCGCCGGGGTCATTTTACGGTAAGGAGGTAACAAAAAAATGCGGATAGGTGCAATATATTCCGGTATTAGTTATCAACATGCGGTGTTAAATAGAAACGAATACGCTCAAAAAATAGAAATGCTTCCTGTTTGTGATCTCTCTAAAATTGAGCTTTCACGCTATGCCATACTTATTTTCCCGAGGGGTACGGACCAGGAAATAGTTTATGCTGAAAGAGAAAAGATCAAGAAATTTCTCCAATATAAGGGCATAGTGGTCTCTTTTGGTGAAGTGACTAAAGAATGGCTGCCAGGATGTCGGTGGGGCGGAGTAAAACCTGAAGACGATGGGCCTTTACTGATAAAGAAAAATCATCCGGTACTAAAAGGCCTTAGACCCGATGATCTTCACTGGCATAAGGGAGCAACAGGTTGGTGTTGTCATGGACATTTTGTTGCCCCGGCTGGAGCTGAGATTTTGGTCACAAACATGTTAGGCGATCCGATCATGTATATTGATCGGCAATCCACAAAAGGAGTAATTTTGGCGGCCAGCCAATTAGATGCTATCTGCCACTCCTTTCATGGGCTAAAGGGTGCCAAAATTCTTCTTGATAATATTGTAAGATGGGCACAAGACGAAGCATGCAAAATAAGGAGGTGAAGACAAATGGTCAAAATCGGCGCACTATACTCAGGAAGTAAGTGGCAACATGATTTGTTTACATCCGAGAAATATCGCACATTTATCAGTGATATCATTCATGTCTGCAATTTCCCTACTGTAGACCTACTGCCGTTTGATGTATTAATAGTTCCCCGTGAGTCAAACCAAGAGATTCTATTAAAAACAAAGCAAAGGCTGATAGAATTCCTAAATAGGGGAAAGTTACTTATATCCTTTGGAGAGGTCACTAGGCCGTGGCTTCCTTATTGTGTTTGGGAAGACAGGTATCCTCGTTTTAGATACAAAAAAGATGGAACAAAAGAATATGAATGGGATAAAGGGGAATTGGTTATCGAACCATATCGGATATTAGATCCTAAACATCCTTTATTCCAAAACCTGACGATTGAGGATCTGCAATGGCATTTTCATGGGATATTCCATGCACCTGAAAATGCTGATGTGTTGCTAACGTATGGGAAAAATGGTGACATTATCTATCTGGATTCAAAAAATTTTAAAGGAAAAATACTGGCAACAACCTTGGACCCGGATGTGCATGCCGGGTATGGAGTGGTCAAAAAAACACAGAGATTTCTTGACAATGTTTTTAAATGGGCAATGAATGAGGCAACCAAATGAAACCTCACGACCAATCACAAAGAAGAGGGTCTGTAAGACTATTGCTAATTATATTCTTTATGGATTTTATTGGCACTGCTTTCCTTGGATGTGTTCAAGAAAAGGATGTAGAGAAAGTCAAACATGAAGCAAGAATGATTGTTGACATGGCCGGAAGAAGTGTAACAGTCCCGGCAAAAGTGGATAGAATTGTGGATACTCTTGCACCAGTTACACATATAATTTATTTGGTCGGCGCACAGGATAAGCATGTGGGAACATGCTCTTATACACAAGGACGGACTAAATTGATGCAGAAGATTGATCCTAAATATTTAGCTCTACCGGCCGTGGTTGAATCCGGGGGTTCTGCGCCGAACATAGAGGAGATTTTGAAACTAAACCCAGACGTGGTTATATGCCACAACACAGAAAAACAGATTAAACCCATAGAAGCAGCCGGTATACCTTGCATAGCATTAGATTTACTAACTGCAGGAGATTTAGAAAAAGCTATTCTACTGGTGGGGAAGGTTGTAGGGAATGTAGAAAAAGCGAAGGCATTTATTTTTTACAGACATGTTCTTTTCGAAAAAGTCACTTCAGTGACTTCAAAAATACCAAGGGGAGAAAGAAAGAAAGTGTATTTTGCTACTTACGGCGTTCTGAAGAGCCATGGAAGGGAATCCTTCATACACGATGTCATAGAAAT is from Caldisericia bacterium and encodes:
- a CDS encoding ABC transporter substrate-binding protein, with amino-acid sequence MKPHDQSQRRGSVRLLLIIFFMDFIGTAFLGCVQEKDVEKVKHEARMIVDMAGRSVTVPAKVDRIVDTLAPVTHIIYLVGAQDKHVGTCSYTQGRTKLMQKIDPKYLALPAVVESGGSAPNIEEILKLNPDVVICHNTEKQIKPIEAAGIPCIALDLLTAGDLEKAILLVGKVVGNVEKAKAFIFYRHVLFEKVTSVTSKIPRGERKKVYFATYGVLKSHGRESFIHDVIEMAGGRDFSEILPGWSKWVSIEEVLKWDPEVIFVDLPEYKKEIVTNSQWSKVTAVKNGDVYISPIGAYSWDRPGPESTLLCPWMAKKLYPEKFGKLDMEHELKEYYERVYNSYSPSHGDTFKVLHPSR